A region from the Lentimicrobiaceae bacterium genome encodes:
- a CDS encoding SH3-like domain-containing protein, translated as MKNIVTSLKAFLLLSVLVFSISACNRGKNNAIAEDLPPGTHAVSVVDVIQTSNYSYLQVMENDEKFWIAVAKREAKSGDILYYTDAMEMTDFKSKELNRTFSSIFFVNDPSETPVKAELRPSGKVPAQKMGGITVETAEGGINLATLFKNKALYAGKTVKISGVVVKSNQNIMKKNWAHIQDGSEFEGNFDLTVTTLDTVEEGSVVTFEGVINLDKDFGAGYAYDIIMEDAKAVHIKNAADAHL; from the coding sequence ATGAAAAATATTGTGACGAGCCTGAAGGCTTTTTTACTGTTATCAGTACTTGTATTTAGTATATCTGCCTGTAACCGGGGCAAAAACAATGCTATTGCAGAAGACTTACCTCCCGGAACTCATGCTGTTAGTGTAGTTGATGTTATTCAAACATCTAATTACAGTTATCTTCAGGTGATGGAGAATGATGAAAAATTCTGGATAGCAGTAGCAAAGCGCGAAGCAAAATCAGGAGACATTCTTTACTATACCGATGCTATGGAAATGACTGACTTTAAGAGTAAAGAATTAAACCGCACGTTTTCTTCCATCTTTTTTGTGAATGACCCCAGTGAAACACCCGTTAAAGCAGAATTAAGGCCATCGGGCAAAGTACCAGCCCAAAAAATGGGTGGCATTACGGTTGAAACAGCTGAAGGAGGAATTAACCTTGCAACTCTTTTTAAAAATAAGGCTTTGTATGCCGGTAAAACTGTAAAAATCAGCGGAGTTGTTGTAAAATCAAACCAGAATATTATGAAAAAGAACTGGGCTCACATCCAGGATGGTTCAGAGTTTGAAGGAAATTTCGACCTGACGGTTACAACCCTTGATACAGTTGAAGAAGGCAGTGTAGTAACTTTTGAGGGAGTCATCAATCTTGACAAAGATTTTGGAGCCGGCTATGCTTATGACATCATCATGGAAGATGCCAAAGCTGTTCATATCAAAAATGCAGCTGATGCTCATTTATAA
- a CDS encoding TIGR03862 family flavoprotein: MKRKKALVIGGGPSGLMAAWMLADKFEVYLFDKEKMPGQKFLLAGKGGFNLTNKKTGKELSARYSPAGYLDEPLNAFDSKAFRQWLLDLGIPTFEGSSGRVFPEKGIKPAQVLAKITSSLKTKGVFFLMKHRLISFNQQMDFVFESSGAEITWKADVAILALGGASWPSTGSDGKWLDLMQKQGVNTIPFQPSNCGLNIAWPDTVTQFHTGKPLKNIAISANNAVSRGEALITEYGLEGNAVYPLIPEIRKTLSQGLLSHICIDFKPANTKAQLALKFAGKDARRFNYGDVLKLDTAAMALIKAYTSREAYMQPFDFISEIKSLKILVHSLRPVEEAISSVGGVPLNEMNPDFSLKKFPRIFAIGEMLDWDAPTGGFLLQACFSMAYYAGQKILENLGETS; the protein is encoded by the coding sequence ATGAAACGAAAAAAAGCTTTGGTGATTGGAGGAGGGCCTTCGGGACTAATGGCAGCCTGGATGCTTGCCGATAAGTTTGAAGTATATCTTTTCGATAAAGAAAAAATGCCTGGTCAGAAATTTCTGCTTGCAGGAAAAGGAGGGTTTAACCTGACCAATAAAAAAACCGGAAAAGAATTATCTGCCAGATATTCTCCTGCCGGCTACCTTGATGAACCTTTGAACGCATTTGACAGTAAGGCGTTCAGGCAATGGCTGTTAGATCTTGGCATCCCAACATTTGAAGGAAGCAGTGGCAGGGTTTTTCCTGAAAAAGGGATAAAACCCGCACAGGTTCTTGCAAAAATTACTTCTTCTCTCAAAACGAAGGGTGTGTTCTTTTTAATGAAACACCGATTGATATCATTCAATCAACAAATGGATTTTGTTTTTGAATCTTCTGGTGCTGAAATAACATGGAAGGCTGATGTTGCTATTTTGGCTTTAGGTGGTGCCTCATGGCCATCCACCGGCTCAGACGGAAAATGGCTTGATCTGATGCAAAAGCAAGGCGTAAATACAATTCCGTTTCAGCCATCAAACTGCGGGCTAAATATTGCATGGCCTGACACAGTAACGCAATTTCATACGGGAAAGCCGTTAAAAAACATCGCAATAAGCGCAAATAATGCTGTTAGCAGGGGAGAGGCGCTAATAACTGAATATGGTCTTGAAGGGAATGCTGTTTATCCGCTGATTCCTGAAATCAGAAAAACATTGTCACAAGGTTTGTTGTCCCATATTTGTATTGACTTTAAGCCAGCCAATACAAAGGCGCAATTGGCCTTGAAATTTGCTGGCAAAGATGCCCGTCGGTTTAATTATGGCGATGTTTTAAAGCTCGATACAGCCGCCATGGCACTCATCAAGGCTTATACAAGCCGCGAAGCTTATATGCAACCTTTTGATTTTATCAGCGAAATAAAATCATTGAAAATTTTAGTGCATTCACTCCGGCCTGTTGAAGAAGCTATTTCGTCAGTTGGAGGTGTGCCATTAAATGAAATGAATCCTGATTTCTCACTTAAGAAATTTCCCCGAATATTTGCCATTGGCGAAATGCTTGACTGGGATGCGCCAACAGGTGGATTCTTACTGCAGGCTTGCTTTTCAATGGCATATTATGCCGGGCAAAAGATTTTGGAAAATCTGGGGGAAACGAGCTGA
- a CDS encoding gamma-glutamyl-gamma-aminobutyrate hydrolase family protein (Members of this family of hydrolases with an active site Cys residue belong to MEROPS family C26.), with product MNILIFKHITDEPAGFAEQWAIEKGHQVTHHYWSSDNILSMMPDFDLLIIMGGMMGAYEEETYPWLIQEKKIIREAVKSNRKVLGICLGAQLIASAMGAHVYKNVHSEIGFHSIQPTTHQLSREWFSGISQGAEMFQWHGDTFDLPENAHLLASSEHVKHQAFVIGNNTIALQFHPEMNEHIVEGLIHSAYNQESPSPWKQSTEIIKQKMQCVQFGKQFLYQLLDKLTEL from the coding sequence ATGAATATCCTTATCTTCAAGCATATAACAGACGAACCTGCAGGTTTCGCCGAGCAATGGGCAATTGAAAAAGGCCATCAAGTTACTCACCATTATTGGAGCAGCGACAATATCCTAAGTATGATGCCCGACTTTGATCTCTTAATTATTATGGGAGGAATGATGGGCGCTTATGAAGAGGAAACATATCCGTGGCTGATTCAGGAAAAAAAAATAATCAGGGAAGCAGTTAAATCAAATCGTAAAGTACTGGGCATATGCCTGGGAGCTCAGCTTATTGCTTCGGCGATGGGGGCTCATGTATACAAAAATGTTCATAGTGAAATCGGGTTTCACTCCATTCAACCAACTACTCATCAACTTAGCCGGGAATGGTTTTCAGGAATATCCCAGGGAGCTGAAATGTTTCAATGGCACGGCGACACATTCGACTTACCTGAAAATGCTCACCTTCTGGCATCTTCTGAGCACGTAAAACACCAGGCCTTTGTTATTGGCAACAATACCATAGCGCTGCAATTCCATCCTGAAATGAATGAACACATTGTGGAAGGCTTGATTCACAGCGCTTATAATCAGGAAAGCCCATCGCCGTGGAAGCAAAGCACTGAAATAATCAAACAAAAAATGCAATGTGTACAGTTTGGCAAACAGTTTCTGTATCAGCTACTTGACAAGCTAACTGAGCTATAA
- a CDS encoding carboxypeptidase-like regulatory domain-containing protein: MKANINSGPCTFVPQIVTMLNRFFAVLLFFILASVAAYSQVLSGVIVDIHNKPIPYSTVYVKEVSLGTAANEEGLFELKLKEGNYTCTFQSMGYESVTRVVPIERSNPALRIVLQGMVYSLQEVEVNDGGEDPAYRIMRKVIRKAPLYAQMVKSFNAEVYIRGSLTIRKISAMVKWMARDDLKESDIKEGDTFLEESVNEIDFAAPNLTRQRVKSIHSTFPGGNEGRSSGAMGFISGNIYKPDAFGNAWSPLAPGAFKFYRFQYEGVSTIGEVNVDRIKVIPKGDGPQYLRGYLYVIEGLWCIYAVDVSIDEQLGLTLQLHQLFGEVREGAWLPVTNRLKMDMDLMGNQGGFLYNTSIRYNNLVVNPPYLKPSVPKKGASDGFSAKRKQHRSEKLNEKAKELMAIELPTTSEANKLAKIISKNAELKLKDSLRRNHEYVEAYKAVFDSNARKYDSIYWNRVRPIPLALNELSSVKSFDSIQNIRNLALNDTTNPEKSKKGRFYSKLIFGGRHDIDTSCFFQTDGLINLMGVSFNTVDGFVYKTGLRYEDKLKGGKTLSLGFKPGYAFSRKAFIWDAVVAVKSDGRHKNAFALHAGSGSFDYNIDKGAALIENTLASLFFRRNLKRLYNKDYIELNHEILLAKGLNLKSGAYISDNTLLRNYSDFSFFFNKSRDYMPNIPENMNFRMQAHQDLMINFQLSYKPIPYYTIQNGIKIPRKGMNQTPEFSLGYRKAIPAKGFDSDFDLLTMGIAQKYATGKQSNIEYLFEAGYFISNKVVYFDDFRHFALQPLVIGVRDFFPVLQMGDYYRYSTDTYFAEAHFIYRTPFFLLTRLPLIRNRMWTENFTLNYIYVPEYKNCVELGYGVGNSFYSIGVFAGFERGKYRIAGLRISLSMFGKQEVTIGM; this comes from the coding sequence ATGAAAGCGAATATTAACTCAGGTCCGTGTACCTTTGTGCCACAAATCGTTACTATGCTCAATAGGTTTTTTGCAGTTTTACTTTTCTTTATATTGGCCTCTGTAGCAGCTTATTCGCAGGTTTTAAGCGGGGTTATAGTTGATATTCATAACAAGCCAATCCCTTATTCAACCGTGTATGTAAAGGAAGTTTCTCTTGGTACAGCTGCAAACGAGGAAGGTTTGTTTGAGTTAAAACTCAAAGAAGGAAATTATACCTGTACTTTTCAAAGTATGGGATATGAGTCTGTTACAAGAGTAGTTCCCATCGAAAGAAGTAATCCTGCATTAAGAATTGTACTTCAGGGTATGGTTTATTCACTGCAGGAGGTTGAGGTAAATGATGGCGGCGAAGATCCTGCCTACAGGATAATGAGAAAAGTTATCCGAAAAGCACCGCTTTATGCTCAGATGGTAAAATCATTTAATGCAGAAGTTTATATTAGAGGAAGTTTGACTATCCGAAAAATTTCAGCAATGGTAAAATGGATGGCACGTGACGATTTAAAAGAATCTGATATCAAAGAAGGGGATACATTTTTGGAAGAATCAGTGAATGAAATTGACTTTGCAGCTCCCAATCTTACCCGCCAGCGTGTTAAATCTATTCATAGTACTTTTCCAGGAGGAAATGAAGGCCGCTCCTCAGGTGCTATGGGTTTTATTTCAGGTAATATTTATAAACCGGATGCTTTTGGTAATGCATGGTCGCCCTTGGCTCCGGGCGCATTTAAGTTTTACAGATTTCAATATGAAGGTGTCAGTACCATAGGGGAGGTGAATGTTGACAGAATTAAAGTGATTCCAAAAGGTGACGGGCCACAATATCTCAGAGGATATTTGTATGTAATAGAAGGTTTGTGGTGTATTTATGCAGTTGATGTCAGTATTGATGAACAACTTGGATTAACACTGCAGCTTCATCAATTATTCGGAGAAGTGCGTGAAGGTGCGTGGCTACCTGTAACCAACCGTTTGAAAATGGATATGGATTTAATGGGCAACCAGGGCGGTTTTCTTTATAACACTTCTATCAGATATAACAATCTGGTTGTGAATCCTCCATATTTAAAGCCTTCGGTCCCCAAAAAGGGAGCCAGTGATGGCTTTTCAGCAAAAAGGAAACAACACAGAAGCGAAAAACTGAATGAAAAAGCCAAAGAGCTTATGGCAATTGAGCTCCCAACTACCAGTGAAGCGAATAAACTGGCAAAGATTATCAGCAAAAATGCTGAATTAAAGCTTAAGGATTCATTGAGAAGAAACCATGAATATGTAGAGGCATATAAAGCAGTTTTTGACAGTAATGCCAGAAAATACGATTCCATCTATTGGAACAGGGTCAGGCCTATTCCTTTGGCGCTGAACGAACTTTCCAGTGTAAAGTCATTTGATTCCATTCAGAATATCAGAAATCTGGCGTTGAATGATACCACGAATCCTGAAAAGTCAAAGAAAGGCAGATTTTATTCAAAACTGATTTTTGGTGGCAGGCATGACATTGATACTTCATGCTTTTTTCAAACAGATGGTTTAATCAATCTGATGGGTGTGAGTTTTAATACTGTTGACGGTTTTGTTTATAAAACAGGTTTGCGATATGAAGATAAGCTGAAAGGGGGCAAGACTTTATCTTTAGGATTTAAACCCGGATATGCATTCAGCCGTAAGGCTTTTATCTGGGATGCTGTTGTGGCTGTCAAGAGTGACGGAAGACATAAAAATGCATTTGCCCTGCATGCCGGGTCAGGAAGTTTCGATTACAATATTGATAAAGGCGCAGCATTAATTGAAAATACATTGGCATCATTATTTTTCAGGCGAAACCTGAAACGACTTTATAACAAAGATTATATCGAATTGAATCATGAGATTTTACTCGCAAAGGGGCTAAATCTGAAATCCGGAGCCTACATTTCGGATAATACGCTGCTCAGGAATTATAGTGATTTTTCTTTTTTCTTCAATAAAAGCAGGGATTATATGCCTAATATACCTGAGAATATGAATTTCAGAATGCAGGCACATCAGGATCTGATGATAAATTTCCAGCTTTCTTACAAGCCAATTCCCTATTATACAATTCAAAACGGAATAAAAATTCCCCGCAAAGGGATGAACCAAACTCCTGAATTTTCTTTGGGTTACAGAAAAGCCATTCCGGCCAAAGGATTTGATTCAGACTTTGATTTGCTTACAATGGGTATTGCACAAAAGTATGCTACTGGGAAACAATCTAATATTGAGTATCTGTTTGAAGCTGGTTACTTTATTAGCAACAAGGTAGTTTATTTTGATGATTTCAGGCATTTTGCATTACAACCTTTGGTTATTGGGGTGAGAGATTTTTTTCCTGTACTGCAAATGGGCGATTATTACCGTTATAGCACCGATACTTATTTTGCTGAAGCCCACTTTATTTACCGGACCCCATTCTTTTTACTTACCCGTTTGCCTTTAATCCGTAACCGGATGTGGACGGAGAATTTTACGCTTAATTACATTTATGTGCCTGAATACAAAAATTGTGTTGAATTAGGCTATGGTGTTGGAAATTCATTTTATAGTATCGGCGTTTTTGCCGGATTTGAAAGAGGTAAATATCGCATTGCAGGGCTTAGAATATCCCTGTCAATGTTTGGGAAGCAGGAAGTTACGATTGGGATGTAG
- a CDS encoding beta-lactamase family protein: protein MDCALENADIYQTNPKSTQYQSLIDTYVTKGLPGVSLLVKDNSGIYIGSSGMADIANHIPMQACHVSKIASITKMMLGVTIMRMQERGILSIDDPISKYIPDDKLRKISNGNKPVTIKNLLNHTSGFYEVIEDKKFYLQVLNNPSKHWTADDLLAFVYNKPPMFSFGQTDTAAYCNTNYLLLSMIIESATGLPHAVVLRNEIMDNLSLNDTYYYWHEPLPEQGIAQGYFDLYNNGNLENLTQWNTGSGNGYGGVYSTVWDMYKFADALFEQKTLISQASLDQMLVFHHVIESRKLLGVACFKDFIDIGNQETDFAWGHRGRDLAYSADLFYFPYHHATMALIVNYGTDGDSRLRPVFNEMRDKIAEIIVSE, encoded by the coding sequence ATGGATTGCGCGCTTGAAAATGCTGATATTTACCAAACAAATCCCAAAAGCACCCAATATCAATCACTTATAGACACTTACGTTACCAAAGGACTGCCAGGCGTGTCACTTCTGGTGAAAGACAACAGCGGGATTTATATAGGTTCATCCGGAATGGCTGACATAGCCAACCATATACCCATGCAGGCATGCCATGTTTCAAAAATTGCAAGTATCACAAAAATGATGCTTGGTGTAACCATCATGCGCATGCAGGAACGGGGAATTCTTTCAATTGACGACCCCATAAGCAAATACATTCCTGATGATAAGCTTAGAAAGATAAGTAATGGTAACAAGCCTGTTACAATTAAAAACCTGCTTAACCATACATCTGGCTTTTACGAAGTAATTGAAGACAAAAAGTTTTACCTTCAGGTACTCAACAATCCCTCAAAACATTGGACAGCTGATGATTTACTGGCATTTGTCTATAACAAACCTCCCATGTTTTCATTCGGCCAAACCGATACTGCTGCGTATTGCAATACCAATTATTTGCTTCTGAGCATGATTATTGAATCGGCAACAGGTTTGCCCCATGCAGTTGTATTGCGAAATGAGATTATGGACAACCTTTCACTTAATGACACCTATTATTATTGGCATGAGCCATTACCTGAGCAGGGTATCGCGCAGGGATATTTTGATTTATATAACAATGGCAATCTGGAAAATTTAACACAATGGAATACTGGCAGTGGAAATGGGTATGGAGGTGTTTACTCTACGGTATGGGATATGTACAAATTTGCTGACGCGCTTTTTGAACAAAAAACACTGATATCTCAAGCCTCCCTTGATCAGATGCTCGTTTTTCATCATGTTATTGAATCGCGCAAGCTACTTGGCGTCGCTTGCTTTAAAGATTTTATTGATATAGGCAATCAAGAAACTGACTTTGCCTGGGGACATCGCGGGCGGGATTTGGCGTATAGTGCCGATCTTTTTTATTTCCCATATCATCATGCCACCATGGCTCTGATAGTCAATTACGGCACCGATGGCGACAGCCGGCTCCGTCCTGTTTTTAATGAAATGAGGGATAAAATTGCCGAAATAATCGTGAGTGAATAA
- a CDS encoding VWA domain-containing protein: MKPQHKVFNLIILDESGSMQSIKHDIIQGFNEVVQTIKGVEKQYPEQQHIISLLTFNGLGRKYLLENMPVSELSEINENQFMPDASTPLYDAIGFSIGKLRAYLANESDYNVLVTILTDGEENSSKEYKGRDIKQLVEELELQNWTFTYIGADHDVKKFALSISITNSIIFEKEPEKMNQMFHQEKEARLRFSQKIRNHEKLTDNFYDNDENT, from the coding sequence ATGAAACCTCAACATAAGGTATTTAACCTGATTATTCTGGATGAAAGCGGATCCATGCAATCCATAAAGCATGATATTATTCAGGGGTTTAATGAAGTAGTTCAAACCATCAAAGGTGTTGAAAAACAGTATCCGGAACAGCAGCACATTATTTCTCTGCTCACATTTAATGGATTAGGCAGAAAATATTTACTCGAAAACATGCCCGTAAGCGAGCTGTCTGAAATCAATGAAAACCAGTTTATGCCTGATGCTTCAACACCCTTATATGACGCAATCGGATTCAGCATAGGTAAACTACGGGCTTATTTGGCAAATGAGTCAGATTACAATGTTTTGGTTACCATACTTACCGATGGAGAAGAAAACAGTTCAAAAGAATATAAAGGCCGTGATATTAAGCAACTGGTTGAAGAACTTGAATTACAAAACTGGACATTTACCTACATTGGAGCCGATCATGATGTCAAAAAATTTGCATTATCCATCTCCATTACCAACTCAATTATCTTTGAAAAAGAACCAGAAAAGATGAATCAAATGTTTCATCAGGAGAAGGAAGCCAGGTTACGATTCAGTCAAAAGATTAGAAATCATGAAAAACTAACGGATAATTTTTATGATAATGATGAAAACACATAA
- a CDS encoding DUF2132 domain-containing protein, producing the protein MEVQPNNPLHGKSLETILNELVAFYGWEQLGYNIQIRCFNENPSIQSSLKFLRKTPWARKQVEDLYIRVLASKK; encoded by the coding sequence ATGGAAGTTCAGCCCAACAACCCATTACATGGTAAATCTCTTGAAACTATATTAAACGAGCTTGTTGCATTTTATGGATGGGAACAACTGGGGTATAATATTCAAATTCGTTGTTTTAATGAGAATCCGAGCATTCAATCAAGCCTTAAGTTCTTGCGAAAAACGCCCTGGGCCAGAAAGCAGGTAGAGGATTTGTACATCAGGGTTTTGGCTTCAAAGAAATGA
- a CDS encoding sigma-70 family RNA polymerase sigma factor has product MHAQPVSDQELINRYLAGNEVSLEQLIHRHKNKVFSYILMVVKDKQQADDIFQDTFIKVIHTLRSGTYKEEGKFIQWVMRIAHNLVIDHFRKSRRFPSVESPNDSFNIFDNLRIYDESAEDRIISEQIHQDVRTLINFLPDEQREVLIMRHYSDMSFKDIAEQTDVSINTALGRMRYALINLRKLIEQKDISLSV; this is encoded by the coding sequence ATGCATGCCCAGCCAGTTAGCGATCAGGAGCTAATCAACAGGTATTTAGCCGGTAACGAAGTTAGCCTGGAACAGTTGATCCATCGCCACAAGAACAAAGTATTCTCTTACATCCTTATGGTTGTAAAGGATAAGCAGCAAGCTGATGATATTTTTCAGGATACCTTTATTAAGGTAATTCACACCCTGAGATCAGGTACTTATAAGGAAGAAGGGAAGTTTATTCAATGGGTAATGCGCATTGCGCATAATCTGGTGATTGACCATTTCAGAAAATCCAGAAGATTTCCTTCGGTTGAAAGCCCGAATGATTCGTTCAATATTTTTGATAATCTGAGAATTTATGATGAGTCTGCGGAAGATCGCATTATAAGTGAACAGATTCACCAGGACGTCAGAACTTTAATCAACTTTCTGCCTGATGAGCAGCGCGAAGTGCTGATTATGAGACATTATTCAGATATGAGCTTTAAAGATATTGCTGAACAGACAGATGTCAGCATCAATACAGCTTTGGGCCGTATGCGCTATGCTCTTATCAATCTTCGTAAGCTAATTGAGCAAAAAGATATTTCATTAAGCGTATAA
- the uvrA gene encoding excinuclease ABC subunit UvrA, translating into MDYTEKAALDPAKYILIKGARVHNLKNISLAIPRNQFVVITGLSGSGKSSLAFDTLYAEGQRRYVESLSAYARQFLGRMSKPEVEYIKGISPAIAIEQKVNTRNPRSTVGTSTEIYEYIKLLFARIGKTYSPVSNSIVKRDSVSDVCDFLLKLQPDTKAIILCRLLLKHHRNLETQLSILMQQGFSRIMKNGNILRIDELLKQPVDETADYMLVIDRVSIRPDDEDLHSRLADSVQTAFYEGEGECICDIESDTLTKRHFFSNRFEADGIAFEEPSVNLFSFNNPFGACKTCEGFGSIIGIDEDLVIPNKSLSVYEDAIACWKGEKLSEWRDELINSAYKFGFPVHKPWYELSDEQRQLVWSGNKYFGGLNAFFKFVEEQTYKIQYRVMLSRYRGKTICPDCKGTRLRNDANYVKIDGYSISELVLMPVSDSLDFFKNLKLSDHDQAVAKRLLVEITNRLGFLCDVGLGYLTLNRLSSSLSGGESQRINLATSLGSSLVGSMYILDEPSIGLHPRDTHRLIKVLEKLKKLGNSVIVVEHDEEIMHAADHLIDIGPLAGENGGEIMFEGHFDELKDEQNSLTAQYLTNRMQINTPLKRRKWRDYIELSGVRENNLRGIDVKFPLNVLVAVTGVSGSGKTSLVKRVLYPTLKKIYGGYGERTGKYDKLSGDYIRLSDVEMVDQNPIGRSTRSNPATYVKAYDEIRGLFADQALSKTRGYKPGYFSFNIEGGRCEECEGEGVVQIGMQFMADIHLTCESCKGKRFKEEVLDVTYNNKNISDILALTIDQAIKFFSENAKSNNAESRIVARLQPLADTGLGYLRMGQSSDTLSGGEAQRIKLASFLVKGGAEKPTLFIFDEPTTGLHFHDINKLLASFNALISKGHSIIVIEHNMDVIKCADWIIDLGPEGGNEGGKLIFEGTPEDLIAVESSFTGKYLKEKLPPK; encoded by the coding sequence ATGGACTACACTGAAAAAGCAGCATTGGATCCCGCTAAATACATCCTTATTAAGGGCGCACGGGTACACAATCTTAAAAATATATCATTGGCCATACCGCGAAACCAGTTCGTGGTTATCACAGGTCTTTCCGGGTCCGGAAAATCGTCACTGGCATTCGACACCCTTTATGCCGAAGGGCAAAGAAGGTATGTTGAAAGTCTGAGCGCCTATGCACGACAGTTTTTAGGCAGAATGAGTAAACCCGAAGTAGAATACATCAAGGGAATTTCGCCCGCTATTGCCATTGAACAAAAGGTTAATACACGAAATCCCCGCTCAACTGTTGGCACTTCAACTGAAATATACGAGTATATAAAGCTGCTCTTTGCAAGAATTGGCAAGACTTACTCACCGGTATCAAACAGTATTGTGAAGCGCGATTCAGTTTCAGATGTTTGCGATTTTCTGCTCAAGCTTCAACCTGACACGAAAGCGATAATACTCTGCCGGCTTTTATTAAAACATCACCGCAATTTAGAAACCCAACTCTCCATTCTGATGCAGCAAGGATTTAGCCGTATTATGAAAAACGGGAACATCCTGCGCATTGATGAACTGCTCAAACAACCTGTTGATGAAACAGCAGACTATATGCTTGTCATTGACAGGGTTTCTATAAGACCTGATGACGAAGATTTACATTCGCGATTGGCCGATTCAGTGCAAACAGCATTTTATGAAGGCGAGGGCGAATGCATTTGCGATATTGAGTCCGATACATTAACCAAGCGGCATTTTTTCTCTAATCGTTTTGAAGCTGATGGCATTGCTTTTGAAGAACCTTCTGTCAACCTTTTTAGCTTCAATAATCCTTTTGGCGCCTGCAAAACATGCGAGGGCTTTGGCAGCATCATTGGAATTGATGAAGATTTGGTTATTCCTAACAAAAGCCTGTCAGTTTACGAGGATGCCATCGCCTGTTGGAAAGGTGAAAAATTAAGTGAATGGAGAGATGAACTGATAAATAGTGCCTACAAATTTGGATTCCCGGTACACAAACCATGGTACGAACTTAGTGATGAGCAGCGGCAACTTGTCTGGAGCGGAAACAAGTATTTCGGAGGGCTAAATGCCTTTTTCAAATTTGTCGAAGAACAAACTTACAAAATTCAATACAGAGTAATGCTATCGCGATACAGAGGTAAAACCATTTGCCCTGACTGTAAAGGCACCCGATTGCGAAATGATGCAAACTATGTGAAAATTGACGGTTATTCAATCAGTGAATTAGTTTTAATGCCTGTGAGCGATTCTCTTGATTTTTTCAAAAACCTGAAACTCAGCGATCATGATCAGGCTGTTGCCAAAAGGCTTTTGGTTGAAATCACCAACCGCCTTGGATTCTTGTGTGATGTCGGGCTAGGCTACTTGACACTCAACCGGCTTTCATCCTCATTGTCGGGTGGAGAATCTCAGCGTATAAACCTGGCTACTTCTCTCGGCAGCAGTCTGGTGGGTTCAATGTATATTCTGGATGAACCAAGTATTGGATTACACCCCCGCGACACACACCGGTTGATTAAAGTACTGGAAAAGTTAAAAAAACTTGGAAACTCAGTTATTGTAGTAGAGCATGACGAAGAAATAATGCATGCAGCTGACCATCTTATAGATATAGGCCCGCTTGCCGGTGAAAATGGCGGAGAAATCATGTTTGAAGGCCATTTCGACGAATTAAAAGACGAGCAAAATAGCCTGACGGCACAGTATCTTACAAACAGGATGCAAATCAACACGCCTCTTAAAAGACGAAAATGGAGAGACTACATTGAACTTTCGGGAGTGAGAGAAAATAATCTCCGGGGAATTGATGTAAAATTCCCCCTGAATGTACTTGTGGCAGTTACAGGAGTAAGTGGCTCGGGTAAAACATCTCTGGTCAAAAGAGTTCTTTACCCAACGCTCAAGAAAATTTATGGTGGATATGGTGAACGTACAGGCAAATATGACAAACTATCAGGAGACTACATCAGACTTTCTGATGTCGAGATGGTTGATCAAAATCCAATTGGACGCTCCACCCGATCAAACCCTGCTACTTACGTGAAAGCGTATGATGAAATAAGAGGATTATTTGCCGACCAGGCGCTTTCAAAAACCAGAGGATATAAACCCGGCTATTTTTCCTTCAATATTGAAGGAGGACGTTGTGAGGAATGCGAAGGCGAAGGGGTTGTTCAAATTGGCATGCAATTTATGGCCGATATTCATCTAACTTGCGAAAGCTGCAAAGGCAAACGTTTCAAGGAAGAGGTTCTTGATGTAACCTATAACAACAAAAACATTTCTGACATCCTTGCACTTACCATTGATCAGGCCATCAAATTTTTCAGCGAGAATGCCAAATCAAACAACGCCGAAAGCCGGATTGTAGCCAGATTGCAGCCTTTGGCCGATACTGGGCTCGGATACCTGCGCATGGGGCAATCATCCGACACGCTGAGCGGCGGAGAAGCCCAACGCATTAAGCTTGCCAGCTTTCTTGTAAAAGGCGGAGCTGAGAAACCAACCCTTTTTATTTTTGACGAACCAACAACTGGGCTTCATTTTCACGACATCAACAAGTTGCTTGCATCATTTAACGCCCTTATCTCTAAAGGCCATAGCATTATTGTTATTGAACACAATATGGATGTGATTAAGTGTGCCGATTGGATTATTGACCTTGGCCCGGAAGGAGGCAATGAGGGTGGAAAACTTATTTTTGAAGGAACACCTGAAGATTTAATCGCGGTGGAATCATCTTTTACCGGAAAATATTTAAAAGAGAAACTGCCTCCCAAATAA